ATCGACATTTACTTCGATTAAAGGTCTTTCTAACTTATTTTTCTTAGCCAAATCTTCGGAATACATTATTTGCACCAAGTAACGTAATACCTCAGCCTTGTGCTCAGACAATTTGTTCTTGTCGGGTTTATACAAGTGACATCCAAAACAATCTAATTCAGTATGGCCGCAGTTTACTGCTACTGACGCTGTACAACTGTGGGTGTACATAGGCATACCCTTTGGATCTTTAAGGTTTAGAGTGGGGAGCTCTTTGTTTTCATTTTTAACTTTTGTAATAATTTTTTCAAAGAAGGTAATTGCATCATTTTTAGATTCGGTTTTTGAAGATAAGGTCCTTGTTCTTTTCATCACCTGTTCCAAGGGAACAGTATCCTCAGAATCTTCGTAAACCAGGACATCATCCCATACACCCTCTGTGGCTACCAGTTTGATTTTATCAATGGTACCTTTGGAATGAGTTGCTAAATAGGGGAGTTGGGAATCGATATCTCTTTGATTAAGGGCAAATTGAATCTCAACCTTATCATTACCAATCATTTTCAAGTACATGGCATGCATTTTCCTTAGGTCATGAGAAGAGAAATGTGATTTTAGCTTTAATTGAGTTCTTATTTTCATTAAGTATCTATTTATTGAACCTACAAGGATTATATTTGTATTCATTGAGTTTGGAAAAAGTCTATATTCTTCGAGGTCATCACCAAAAGTTGTGGACACGTTCGCACTAGAGACCAATATCTTGTTATTCCCTGAAAGACTTTGAAGTTCATTAACCCATTGGACCATATCAGTTGTTGCTCTAACAAAATATTCAGTACCATTCTTTGTTTTATGAAAATGAATAAAGGTATCACCTTCATGATTGGTTGAAAGACAATCTCTTTTTAATAATAAGACTTCATGTATCCTAGCTCCTGTTGTAAGTTCCAGTAATATCGCTCTGCGAATGCGAGCATCGAGAATGATTCTATCATCAAATAAAACACTATCATTATCAAGTAAGGTAGAAATAAGGGTGAATGTATCGCCAAATTCAATGTGTTCCCCGTAAGTAGTGCGTTTATTAGAGTTTTTGGTAGGTGCGATACGATTTATGTTTAAAATTGTTAAATTGTTTTTAATAATATAAGTGTTTATGAATTCTCGTAAACATTCTCTTATATTATCCTGAAGGGTGGTACCAAGCGCTTTAAATGTATCTGAACCGAGTAGTTTTATTATTCCAGACTTATATAGAAGTTCTTTCACAAAGGTTATATCTAAGCCCGAGAAAATAGTAGCTGCTGTTCTCAAAGAGCTAGATTTAACATTCCATGTTCCCCAAGTAATTGAATTATAAGTTTGTTTGATATTTTCACCATTTGAATTTTCCATCTCAATCAAAGCTTTGCTGCCTATTCTGTCCATTAAAAATCCAAAGACAAATTCCTTTAATTCTTGAGTTAGTTCGTTATTATTATTTTCTATGAGCCTGTCCCATTTGAGTTGCTCGGATTCTTCTGATTTAAGTAATTTTTGTCTTTCAGGTATTTCGCTAATATAGGAATCTGGATTGTTGATTAATGAAAAAGCAAGAAACTCCGCAATTCTCATCTTACCTTTTCGATTAAAAATCATTTGTATTTCTACATTGCCAATCGTCTTTTTATTGAAATTAATCAAAAGACCATAGCCTTGCATCCACAAGTTTAAAATTTCTTTTGTAACATCCTTTTTGAAGCCTTCATGATTGATGGTTTGTTCAGGATTGAACTTATCAATTTGTTCATCAAAAAGCTCACTTAGAAAAATAAAATTATTTACAGAATGTAAAGGATAAGAATTTAAGTTGAGAGGTACTGAATAAATTGATTCATCTAACATAATCCGACCATAAAAAGCCAATCTATAAGCATATAATTTCTCTCCTCTATTCAGGTGATTGATCTGCTTAAAGTCGGCTAATGACTTATTTACAATGGATTTTGGGATACTCTTTTTTATTCCCAACGTATCAATTTCGTTGCTATTAAAGTGTTCGTAGATATTAAAACGTATCCTCCCGCCATTCACTTCAATATGTTTATGTTCATTTATAGAATCATGTAGTGTCAATAACGCCATTATTACCTCCAGTTAATTATCATTGAAAATCATTGTTTCAATTTGCTCGTCCGTGTATTTCAAATCACTTAGTCGTTCTTTAATCATTGATATAGCCTTCAATTTATTTTTCGCAATTGTATTGTCCAAAGAGAAGTTGGTGCTATTTTCAACCATATCTTGAAATTGAAGAATCAATCGTCTAAGTAATGTAATTGCGCCTGAAATATCTTCTTTACATAGCATGAATGAAGGGCAGTTCCAACATTTAAGATAGTGATTACAAGTGTGGTCTTCATCAAAGCAATAACCCATTTCAGTGCTTCTTCCATGTCTGGATATAAATTCATGAAGCTCCATATTAGTTGCTAAGTCTCTTGTCATGTCTGTATCAGGATTGTTTGAGGTTAAAAGTTCAATCATCTTTAAGTAAAACTTTCCAGTAATTTCGCCTTTTTCATACTTATCTAAAGCGCGAAATAAAAGAGCATTTTTAGCGTGTTTGCTTTTTATATATGCCTTTCTTATCATTTTTCCATCGTGATGTCCTGCGGCTACTTGGGCAGCTTCTTCGCTTCCAGTTTTTCTTATAATATGTGTTAGTAAATAATGTCGAAAGCTGTGTGTTCCAGCTTTAATTTCTTCGACTGGGGTGCCCAAAGAAACACTGATTGCTGGTTTGATTACTTCGTACAAAAATTCCACTATATTAGTCGGTGTCAAGACTTTACTTGAATTTTCAAATTGGAATAAATGAATATAAGAACGATTAAAGTTTTCGTTATAAACAGGCTTGAAACTGCCTCCATTAATACGATTTTCAAGAATACGAACAGCAGTAATACCATTCTCATCTACAATAGGGAATTGACCATTTTTATTTCCTGCTTTATCTGCATCTTGGGAGAATAAACCATACAAAGTCTTTTGATTTAGCATTGGATATATGCAGTTATTAGCTTCTAATGATAAAATGAATTTTTGTCTTACGGGACAACTAGAAGTTATTATCCAAAAATATTTACAAAGAAAATCCTTTTCATTTTTAGGCTTGAACTTCAATAGAAATTCAACGATTGCTTTTGGTGTCTCTTCATTTTCAAAAGCTAAACCATCTTCTTCTTCTCGAATTTTTTCTGCATGTTTTCTAATTCGTTTTAATGTTTGTTTTGGGAACTCAATTTGGCTAGGGAACACTTCATAAGCACCTGAAGCCCATTCGAAGAATGACAGTAACTTAGGGACATTTGTATTTATGCTACTAGCCTTCATACCCTTCATTTCTAAATATTCAATGTAACGTTCTAAATCAATAGAGTTAAAATTAGAACAGTCTTTAATATTCTGTTTATCTACATAATCTATGAATCTTTTTAATGCAGAAAATGTATTTTTAATAGTTTCCGGTTTTGTAGCGTTCGATTTTAAAAAAGATTCATAATCATCCATTGCTTGTCCATAAACAGGGTGTTGTTTCAAAATTTCTGTATTCTTTCGATTAGTTTGTTGTCTAGCAACGCTTTTTTTAGTTGAATAATCTAAATCAAAAAGTAATTGTCTTACTTTATTAGGACTATATCTGGACGTATTATGAATTGAATTGAAATGGGCACAGTCATTCTCAATATTAGAGTGAACTAACTCTTCCAATTTCTTGTTTCTCCAAAGTAAATGTATAGGTAAATATTTTTGTAATGGAATTCTAGTCACCTTAGAGTACTGACTGATTTTAGCAATTTCATATTCACTTAGAATGTTGTGAAAAACTGCCCAATTTATTATTAGCGTGTTGAGTTGAATTGAAGAAAAGTATTTTACCAATTTCGGTCTAATTAAATCATCTTGAAAAAGCCTATAATAAACTGCCCAATTAAAAATATAATGGGCTTCGGACATACCGTGCCTATTAAACCTAATAGGTTTATCAAGCCATGCAATCGGTTCTGGAAATTTTTCAATCAATTGCTTTGCAACATGAACTGATCCAGAATAAAAACCTGGCGCAGAAAATAGATAACGGGCCATACGAGCAATTTTTTCGTATTCAATAACAGAAAACCATTGTACTTTAGTCAAATTGTTCCCCCTGACTCTTATTGTTAAAAGTATCTTTCATGTGTTCCGATGTGGATTCAGGTTTGTTGTCTTCTAAGTAATGTATATAGGTGATTCGAGTAGTTTCTGTATCTGAATGGCCTAACATCCTGGATACATCGTCTAAGCTTGTTTTTTTTATTCTGAGAAGATAGGTGGCAAAATAGTGCCTAAATGAATGTGGGTACATCCAAGTTAAATTTAAGTTTGTTTTTTTGAAAAGTTGTCGGGTTAAATTTTTTATTATTTGATAAACAGTACCGTTATTCATTGGTTTACATTTATTCTTTTTTGAAATAAATAGGTATCCATGTTCTTTTGTTTGATTAGCCCTCATTAAAAGTATCCGTTCCCTGATAGCTGCGTATAGGATTGCAGTAAACTCCTCTTGTGCGAATGCATATGGTATTTCTCTACTCCCAGTTTT
Above is a window of Bacillus carboniphilus DNA encoding:
- a CDS encoding tyrosine-type recombinase/integrase, which gives rise to MALLTLHDSINEHKHIEVNGGRIRFNIYEHFNSNEIDTLGIKKSIPKSIVNKSLADFKQINHLNRGEKLYAYRLAFYGRIMLDESIYSVPLNLNSYPLHSVNNFIFLSELFDEQIDKFNPEQTINHEGFKKDVTKEILNLWMQGYGLLINFNKKTIGNVEIQMIFNRKGKMRIAEFLAFSLINNPDSYISEIPERQKLLKSEESEQLKWDRLIENNNNELTQELKEFVFGFLMDRIGSKALIEMENSNGENIKQTYNSITWGTWNVKSSSLRTAATIFSGLDITFVKELLYKSGIIKLLGSDTFKALGTTLQDNIRECLREFINTYIIKNNLTILNINRIAPTKNSNKRTTYGEHIEFGDTFTLISTLLDNDSVLFDDRIILDARIRRAILLELTTGARIHEVLLLKRDCLSTNHEGDTFIHFHKTKNGTEYFVRATTDMVQWVNELQSLSGNNKILVSSANVSTTFGDDLEEYRLFPNSMNTNIILVGSINRYLMKIRTQLKLKSHFSSHDLRKMHAMYLKMIGNDKVEIQFALNQRDIDSQLPYLATHSKGTIDKIKLVATEGVWDDVLVYEDSEDTVPLEQVMKRTRTLSSKTESKNDAITFFEKIITKVKNENKELPTLNLKDPKGMPMYTHSCTASVAVNCGHTELDCFGCHLYKPDKNKLSEHKAEVLRYLVQIMYSEDLAKKNKLERPLIEVNVDDLKKKISKTFSTLFKKFDLPEKAKKQIEKELSLIAKKYYKKNKATTPVLSYSEAINLVKEGY
- a CDS encoding phage integrase N-terminal SAM-like domain-containing protein, giving the protein MTKVQWFSVIEYEKIARMARYLFSAPGFYSGSVHVAKQLIEKFPEPIAWLDKPIRFNRHGMSEAHYIFNWAVYYRLFQDDLIRPKLVKYFSSIQLNTLIINWAVFHNILSEYEIAKISQYSKVTRIPLQKYLPIHLLWRNKKLEELVHSNIENDCAHFNSIHNTSRYSPNKVRQLLFDLDYSTKKSVARQQTNRKNTEILKQHPVYGQAMDDYESFLKSNATKPETIKNTFSALKRFIDYVDKQNIKDCSNFNSIDLERYIEYLEMKGMKASSINTNVPKLLSFFEWASGAYEVFPSQIEFPKQTLKRIRKHAEKIREEEDGLAFENEETPKAIVEFLLKFKPKNEKDFLCKYFWIITSSCPVRQKFILSLEANNCIYPMLNQKTLYGLFSQDADKAGNKNGQFPIVDENGITAVRILENRINGGSFKPVYNENFNRSYIHLFQFENSSKVLTPTNIVEFLYEVIKPAISVSLGTPVEEIKAGTHSFRHYLLTHIIRKTGSEEAAQVAAGHHDGKMIRKAYIKSKHAKNALLFRALDKYEKGEITGKFYLKMIELLTSNNPDTDMTRDLATNMELHEFISRHGRSTEMGYCFDEDHTCNHYLKCWNCPSFMLCKEDISGAITLLRRLILQFQDMVENSTNFSLDNTIAKNKLKAISMIKERLSDLKYTDEQIETMIFNDN